The Lolium rigidum isolate FL_2022 chromosome 2, APGP_CSIRO_Lrig_0.1, whole genome shotgun sequence genomic interval caaacatatttaatgccgactcatttggaaatgagtgatgtgttgagacgcaaataaattacaaaatacatacgtttctaagtgtgtcagatccgttgactaaaacctctctcgtgagtaaaacatgataaagcaccggaaggccaaggtgttatatctttacaaatataaactagattattgactctagtgcaagtgagagactattggagatatgcccaagaggcaataataaaatggttactataatatatctttgagtttatgataatgtttacataccatgctataatcgtattaaccgaaacattgatacatgtgtgttatgtgaacaacaaggagtccctagtaagcctcttgtataactagcttgttgattaatagatgatcatagtttcatgatcatgaacattggatgttattaataacaaggttatgtcattatatgaatgatgtaatggacacacccaattaagcgtagcataagatcatgtcattaagttatttgctataagctttcaatacatagttacctagtcctttcgaccatgagatcatgtaaatcacttataccgtaaaggtactttgattacatcaaacgccactgcgtaaatgggtggttataaaggtgggattaagtatccggaaagtatgagttgaggcatatggatcaatagtgggatttgtccatcccgatgacggatagatatactctgggccctctcggtggaatgttgtctaatagcttgcaagcatatgaatggttcataagagaccacataccacggtacgagtaaagagtacttgtcatgagacgaggttgaatgaggtatagagataccgatgatcaaacctcggacaagtaaaatatcgcgtgacaaagggaatcagtatcataTGTGACTGGTTCAGtctatcactaaagtcatcgttgaatatgtgggagccattatggatctccagatcccgctattggttattggttggagagaagtctcaaccatgtctacatagttcgtgaaccgtagggtgacacacttaaggtttgatgtcgtttaagtagatatggaaatatggaatggagttccaagttttgttcggagtctcggatgagatccaggacatcacgaggaggtccggaatggtccggagaataagattcgtatataggaagtcattttctaggttcgaaaatgatccggtatttttttctggaaggttctagaaggttctagaagagtccggaagaaattagCATGGAAggtgggactccacccaccttggccggccagcctaagggaggaagagtcccaagtggactcctctccatggtggccggccaccccaccaaaggaatggggggagtcccactccccctaggtttggttatatggaaggtttatgttggggtcttattcggagacttttgacctaatccttggggcttccacctatataaagaggggaggggaggggctgtCCGGCCACACCAAgatcaccatggccgcacccccccaagagccccctctcccagaaaccctagcggttccctcctccctctctctcccacatagcttaggcgaagctctgtcggagatctccaccacaaccgccaccacgccgtcgtgctgccgggattccgaggaggatctactacttctgctgcccgctggaacggggagaaggacgtagtcttcatcaacaccgaacgtgtgaccgagtacggaggtgctgcccgattgtggccccgtcaagatcttctacgcgcttttgaaagcggcaagtgatcgtctaccgcagcaacgagagcctcctcttgtaggctttggaaatcttcaagggttagtctcgttcatcccctcgttgctcccatcttctagattgcatcttgacttggattgcgttctcgcggtaggaatttttttgttttctatgctacgaatcccatcaggaaGCACTGTGGCTGTGTGTCTAGATCCTACCAATATGGATCAGAACATATTCCAGAGTTTTTATGTATGCTACAAAGCACTGAAGGAAGGATTCAAAGCAGGTTGTAGGAAAGTCATAGGACTTGATGGATGCTTCTTCAAAGGAGTTGTGAAGGGGGAATTGTTGTGTGCCATTGCTAGATATGCTAATAATCAAATGTATCTAGTAGCTTGGCAAGTGGTTGAGATGGAAACTAATGAAACTTGGAAATGGTTTATTGGACTGCTTATCAAAGATCTGAACATAAATAATAGTGGAGATGGTTGAGTCTTCATCTCTGATCAACAAAAGGGGCTCATCAATGCTATGAAGGACTTTCTACCTAAAGCAGAGCATAAAATGTGTGCTAGagacatactacctccgtttcaaggaataaggcgtcctcgttttacgagctttttgtttgaccaagaattacttcaaatagataaagaatatttgtatgaaattaatatcattaaaaagtgtttttcaatacgaatccaacgatactaattacatataatataatcaagattttgttgctcaatttttaaggtcaaagtttgtcttggaatacgcgtgcgccttattccttgaaacggaggtagtatatgctAACTGGAGGAAGAAGCACAGGGCACATGAATGGCAGAAGAAGTTTTGGGCTGTTGCCAAAGCATCAAATCAGCAAGATTTCAACTACTACAAAGCTAAGCTAGCACAAGAAACACCTGAAGGTGCCAAGGACATGATGAGAACTGAGTCAGTGCACTGGGCAAGATTTTTTACCCAGTTGGTTCCAAATGTGAGTCAATAGACAACAACTTGTGTGAATCTTTCAACCATGCAATTGTTGATGCAAGGTTCTATCCTCTCATTTCCATGCAAGAAAAAATTAGGTATTACACTTAACCATGCAAGGTTCTATCCTCTCATTTCCATGCAAGTATATTATTTTCAATGTAGTAATACACTTACTGATGCAAGAACACAACAATGTAGGAAAAAAGGTTTTTACTAGAATCCAGGAACAAAGGGCAAAAGGAGAGAAATTTCATGGGAAAATATGCCCTAGCATTTTCAACAAGCTCAAGGCCAGTATAGACAGAACACAATTCATGGAGGTGCTCTGGAATGGGAAAGATGGCTTTGAAGTCAAGCTTATGACAGGGAGGAAGAGGCAGTACACTGTCAGTTTAGAAAATAGGACATGTTCCTATGGCTATTTTCAGTTGTCAGGGCTGCCTTGCTCTCATGCAATTACTGCTATATATAAATGTTCCAAATCAGTGGAGGATTTTATTGATCCTTGCTATTCTGTTGAATTGTTCAACAAGATATATGAACATTGCTTGCAGCCTGTGGAAGGAGAGGAAATGTGGCCAGTGTCTGATAAACCAAGACCTCAAGCACCAGGTTATGTCAAAATGCCTGGAAGGCCAAAGAAAAAtgacagaagaagggaggagacagAGAAACCCAAGTGTGCCAATAAAATGTCCAAACATGGAACTACCATTGCTTGTTCCATGTGTGGAAATCCAGGGCATAACAAATCAAGTTGCATCAAAAATCCAGAGAGAGGGAAGAAGAAAAATGCACAACTTGTCAAAACTACCAAGAAAAGGAAAGCAGAAGAGGTAATTTATCTACATCTGCTTGTGTATTGagtattttatttcattttttgttGCTTTAACTGGATCTTCTCAATATTTTGAATAGCCTGGATCATCTTCTCAAGCACCATCCTCTCAAGCAGCTTCCAGTCAACCACCATCCTCTCAAGCTCCATCTGCACCATCAAGCACTGGACCATCAAGGCCTGCTCCACAAGCAGCTGGAGCATCAAGGTCTGCTCCACAAGAAACTGGAGCATCAAGGTTTAAACCTCCCAGGATGAGAAGTGCACAAGCTGGCAGTGCAAGTGGAACTGCTGTCAACAAGAAGaaaaggacaccaacatctgcaaTTCCCAGCTATCAGTACTTTACTGCTAGTGGCAATACCTAGATGGTTCAGTTTGTAGTGTTGCCACTTCTTTTGGTTGTATTGCTGTGAAATGCACTTGTCCAACTTATGTAGTTGTCAAATGCACTTGTCCAGTTTATGGAGTGTTGCCACTTATTTTGGTTTTATGATGCTGTCAAACATGGTTCTGCTAAGATTCTATGAAATGCACTTATGCTGTCAAATTGGGTTTATGTTTCTCTAGTTTATGATGCTGTCAAAGGAAATTCTCCAGTTTTATGTTGCTGTCATGTTTAACTTCTGTCAACATTGAATCAAATGCATCTTTGTATCACAGATACTCCTAGCCATTTCATAAACATTCATAACATAAAGTTGACAGCAATGCATATCTTACAAACCCAACAGTTCTACATTCATAACATAAACTTGATAGAAGTGCATAGCTTACAAACCCAGGAGTTCTACATTCATAACATTCATCTAGACATCACAATACTACATTCAGACTTGTTCACTGCATAAACATCTTTCCTGCCAGTAACCcaaacacaaacacaacaaaagcTAGCATCACTTTGTCATAATTTCCCTTCAAAGCTGCTATCTCTTCAGTCTTCTCTCTCAGCTCATCTTGCATAGCCTGAAGTTTGCCATCTCTTGCTTCTTCAACAACCTGAGGAGCGGCCTGCTGTAAGCCGCGTAGCCTCCACACCTCATCACGCAAATCACCAATCAGCTCACTCCAGAACTCTGGCAATGGCGGATCATGCCATTCGACATACCCACAGCCACGGCCGTTCTGCACAATTTGGCCAATCCAAATGGAATTTATCAGAGAAAATGAGGGCAAAATGGGGGAAAATGTCAACAAGAAGATAAGGAATCCGAATGAAGAATTCACCAACGCATCCACGCAGGCGTAATACCTCCTCCCTGGGTTCATGCCGCTCCATGAAATCCATCTAGGAGCCTTCCTCGGCGGATTGCAGTTGCAGAGCTTCACTGGCTTGTACGCCATTGGACTCTGCCGATAGGTCACTGGTGACCTCCCTTCACTTCCTCTCCTACCTGCTGCTATACGGAATCCAGGCGCGGAAGAAGCTCCCGACGATATTCTTCACGGCCGCCGTCATGATCTGCTttcgcctccaccaccgccgccccgcTCTCACTCCCCACAGGAAACCCTACAATCGTTCCCCaatttctctctctctcaccgcgaGCGTAAGGAAGAGCCACCTGTAACCGTTAAGTGGCCCGCGTCTGACACTAATCCCAGCCACGTCACCGTTTTTCAGCCTAAACTAACTTAGGGTCCTAAATAGACCAGGATTAGAGAGCTGAGAGTGCAAATTTCAGGGATTTCGAATTTGGGGTTCGATTTAGCTTGTGCCTACAAGTTCAAGGTTTAAAATGGACCTTTTCCTTTCTTGCATTTTGCTAGGATATAAGATCACAAATTTGTGAAGCCGAGAATTCGTGGAACAACGAACGAACAAGCATGATCCGTTCCTGCCGTGTCTCACTTCTTGAATGAGCCGTGAGGTCGATCGGGAGCAGCACACAAAATTTTCATCTATACAATCCGAATCCGGTGTACAAGCCCTTTTTCCCTTGTCAGGCTTTCCTGACCCCTCTAACTCTGCTATTATACACATGGATCAGTGAAAGCCTGACCCTCCgaccgtggaagcggcggcggcagcagcagccagcCCGAGTCCGGCGAGGCGCCATCGATCGTCGGTTCTTCCACTGGAGATCCTGCACGCCTCGGCCGGTGCAATCCATGGAAATCTTTGTGTGCGCGCACACGACGGGGCTGTGGCTGCGAGGATGACCGTGTCGTCGATCGGCTTCTACAATGACCCGTCTGCCTATCAGTACTGGTTCGGCCGGTTGGTCGTCCTCTCCTTGTCGACGCGTGCTTTGCGTACCGCCTGCTGGATCTGCCGCTCGTGCTCCTTGAGCATCTCGTCCATGTTGCCTCCCGGCGGCACCAGCGGGCCGGAGTAGTTCATCCTCCGAGGGTTCCGAGCGTACCCCTGGCCCTGATCAAGTTCAGAGCAAAGCAAATTGGGGAAATTGTGAGTCCATGTCTGAAGAATGACATTGCTGCATGCAGCGAAGTTACAGAAGGATCAGTACTTACAGCTGAAGGACCGTCCCTCATGCCCATGCCCATGCCCATATCcttcttgttgttgctgttggtAGGGGCGGGCCTGTCGAGCGCGTTGGCGGGCTCGGCGACGTCGAGGCGATTGTACTTGGAGTTGGTGTTCCTGGTCGCCGACGAGCTTGGGTGCAGGTCGGTGCCCCGGGACGGCGCGTAGGAGCGCTGTGACGTCAGGTGCGCGGGGTTGCCCGACAGCCTGGAGGAGCTGGTCGTGCGCGGGATGGCGCCGCGCGGGCCGTCCTTCCGGTACCACGTCGACCCGAACTGGCCGGCGCTCTGAATCGTCGACGGCAgcccggcggccgccggcggctcCATGCGGAACCCCGGCACGCTGTCCTCCAGCGTGGTGTAGTGGTGGCTGCTGCTCTTCGGGTTGTTACGCATCTGCCTCCTCTGCAGACGAAAGATTTCGTGTGTTCAGGAGGGAAGGGGACAGGACAGAGTGCGCGGGTGATAAATAAATTTGAATTCCTTCAGGCGTGGAACTTCGTGGGATGAAAGAAGATGACAGAGAAGAATACCTGGTGGTCAGCTCCCATGGGGTCCTGCGCTGGCACCGCCTTGGTGGGCTCGTTTCGCTCCGGCTTCACCGACAAGGAGCCCTTGCCTCCCATGGCAGCCGCCGCGTTTTGCCTGTCGATGGCAATCCAGGTCAGGTCGCAAGGATAAGGAGCAGGTTATGCATTGCGATCAGTGCGTACCTCATGGCCTCCTTGCCGCGGAGCTTGGCGTCGTACTCCTTGCTGGGTGGGTACTTGGGCAAGCTCGACGGGTCACACGCCAACGGCTTGGTTCTGAAGAACTGATCAGAGAGCAATGCGGCAATGTGTATGTCAGTAGCTGCAAAAATTATGCACATCAAGATGCTACAAAGAGGTTGCTGAATTACTTCGCTGTCGAGAGCCGAAGCTGCGGTGCCCCGGTAGGAAGGTTCGATGGCGAGCAGCGTGTCCAGGAGGTCCAGCGCCGTGGGAGGGAAATCCCGGAAGGTCTCGGCGATCCGGCGCCGGTACGGCCGCTGTGGCTTGAAGAGGGTGACGTCCGGCAGCTTCGCCTTGGCCCAGTAGTCCTCGGACGGCGACCCGCACAGCTTGAAGATCTTGTGCAGCTGCTCAATCTGCACCACCGAGAGAAATGAATGAGGTCAATGCCGCGGTTTGATCAAAATTAACGGAGGATGGTCTAAATTAGGGACCTCGGTCTGTCCGGGCATGATGGGCTTTCCGGCGAGCAACTCGGCGAGGATGCACCCGGTGCTCCACAGGTCGACGGCGATACCGTACTCGGTGGCGCCTAGCAGGAGCTCCGGCGGGCGGTACCAGAGCGTGACGACCCGGCTCGTGAGCTGCCGCGCCTTGGCCGGGTCGAAGAAGGTGGCCAGGCCGAAGTCGGCGAGCTTGAGCACGCCGTTGTCGTCGATGAGAAGGTTGGATCCCTTGATGTCCCTGTGGAGCACCCCTCGGCCGTGACAATGGTGGAGCCCGTCGAGGATCTGCTTCATGAAGCACTTGACCTGCGGCTCCGTGAACCGGAGGCCCGGCGTGGCGGCGAGTCCGGCGAGGTCGTGCTCCATGTACTCGAAGACGAGGTAGAGGCTGTGGGAGAGGCGGGAGGTGACGATGCCCTCCAGCCTGATCACGTTGGGGTGGTCGAGCCGGCGCAGGATGTGGATCTCCCGCGCCATGAACCGCACGCTCTCCGGGTCCATGTTGACGAACCGCACCCGCTTCAGCGCCACGATCTTGCCGCTCTGCAGGTCCCGCGCCTTGTACACGTTGCTGTACGTGCCCTGCCCGATCTTGTCCAGCCGCTCGAAGGTGTCGGCGCGCCGGGGCAGCCACCCGTGGACGACCTCCCCGGCCACCGACGTCAGCCAGGTCGGCCAACCGGCGATCACGTGCTCCCCGGAGAACCCCTGCGGCACGCCATGCAGGTCAGGGTCCGccgcggcgtcggcgtcggcgtcggcgtcttcTTCGTCGGCATCGACAGGATTCCGGGCGGCAGCGTCGACGGTGGCGCGCCGGTGGTGCGTGGGCCCGGCAGTGCTGTAGGACTTGTTGAGGGACGCGATCACGACGACCGGCGCCTTCTTCTcggccaccggcgccggcaccggcaGCGCGACGGCAGGCTGCGGCTTGGCCTTGATCAGGCTGGTGCCCTTGAGTGTGGACTGCGACCTGCCTATCGCGCGGTGCACGACCGGCGCGACGACGACCGCGGACTCCTCCTTGGCGGTGACCGTGATAAGCTGCTTCAGGGATTGGCTCGGCGCCTTCTGCAGCCGGTTGGGCGGGACAGGCGGCTCCTCCTCGACGACCTGCTCCTTGGAGCAGAGGCTGCCCATAATTTAGCGTACGAACGTCCGTCCGGCCGGCCGGAGCCGGCTCCCGGATTCTCCCCGACCGCCGGAACGCTTCGTCGACAACCGAGAGAGATGCGCGCGGCGGGGAAGAGAGGCACGCGCGCGCAACAACCAGAGGCCTAGCTAGCTAGGCGGCCTCCTCCAACAAGCGGTGGTCGTGGGAGCACGAATTTCCGTAACGTGCATGCCACCTACAGCCCTACAGGACTGGAATCTACCGGCCGTCTCTACACCCATAGTTTGGTgggttttcaaattcaaatattatttatatatatctcAAACCAAAAGTCCGATTCGTCATCCGttgaggtcgtttggtatccatcatttgagaCTGGAATCCTGaaattcattttaaaatttcataggtgggctgtttggttgccacagaattggatcatcatttcatttaggaaatccagcaaaatgatgccatgtgtaatcacaattccgagctgaaacctgtcattcacaattcctgtggcaaccaaacaaattcaatattgaattctactgtcGTTTACAATtcttgtggcaaccaaacaagtatccatttctgaaattacaatgcaaatgaaatgaatacatgtattcatttcaaaatgctacaaatgaaatgaaaacctAGCTTCCAAACGACTTCAGTTTTTGGCCACCATATCTTAAACAACACAAATCTTAAATTGGATACATGTTTGCGAGATGCACGTCCTAGTCGTCGTGCGACGTGTCTAACTCTGAGCGCCACATTGTCTTGGCTTGGCATGTGGGGCCATCCTGTCAAAACCACCCCAAATGCTATACTTTTTGTTCAAATCAAAATCACGAGCAAATGTGCTGGTTCAGAGTGGCATTTCTAATCACTTTAATTCACGGTTTCATAATTATATATTCGTGCAGATTGTGCTaatagtttcataatcataatttattatTTATACTGTACGTAGTTCTTTTATTGGAGCAACAAGCAAAGGTGTCGTGGATCAGGCTACTACTCCTCcgttctttttaattgactcgaatttagtacaaatttgtactaaatttgagtcaattaaaaaggaagggAGGGAGTACATACCATGTCAATGAATCACGATTCCGTGGTCACCAGGAGCGGCCAACGCTGATAAAATAAGGGTGTGCAGTAGACATTGTATCCACTGTATAATTATTTCAAGGGCTCACCGATAAGTTAGTTGCAGGATTATTGTCATGCAACCGCCACCAATTGTTTTTCTTTTGCACCATAAATAATTGTTTTTTGTACAGCCGATAAACTAGCCAAAGGCAATCAGCCAGCTCATACGGGTGGGGTGGGGTATCAGCCGTCTGATCCGGTTAAgtcaaaaaaaatcaataaatgTAACAAAAAACCCTAGCATAACATTTTTTTTTCCATCTAACATCGTGTGCAAAAAACCCAAATTTGATTGTAGCAGAACTACAAAAAGTGTCGTTGTTTGCAATAAAGAACCAGTGCATTCAACATTACTGAAATAAATTTGCAACATTATGAGAAACACTTTGTAGCATATGCCTGGAAATCTGTGTAACATTTTACATGtggatacaaaaaaaaaagaggacgaGACTCCAACAAATCACGGTACCGTTTGCAATATCGAGAATCCCGAAAGAGGAATGACCTTCACCTTCAATAATGGAGCACCGACCTTGTCGCCATGGCCTCGTCGACGATGAATCCAACTCGATGGAGCCCCACGAGTGGCAGATCCAGCTACCTCAGACACATTCCCCTTGACCCACCACATCCACCATCGTGATCCTCTTGATCACGAGCTCTTACGTCTTGGCAATAAGATCATCAAGGGATGCACCTCATAGGAGGCTCCACCTTGATGACGTCTCTATGGTAGCAAACTCCCGAGCACCGCAccaaagaggaggatgaggaacaaCAGAGTCTTCTCTAACCGAGGAAGATGTAGGGAGGTGTTGGCATCATTGGACGCCAGACTCGGCGTGGCCTGCATTG includes:
- the LOC124687315 gene encoding probable serine/threonine-protein kinase At1g54610, producing the protein MGSLCSKEQVVEEEPPVPPNRLQKAPSQSLKQLITVTAKEESAVVVAPVVHRAIGRSQSTLKGTSLIKAKPQPAVALPVPAPVAEKKAPVVVIASLNKSYSTAGPTHHRRATVDAAARNPVDADEEDADADADAAADPDLHGVPQGFSGEHVIAGWPTWLTSVAGEVVHGWLPRRADTFERLDKIGQGTYSNVYKARDLQSGKIVALKRVRFVNMDPESVRFMAREIHILRRLDHPNVIRLEGIVTSRLSHSLYLVFEYMEHDLAGLAATPGLRFTEPQVKCFMKQILDGLHHCHGRGVLHRDIKGSNLLIDDNGVLKLADFGLATFFDPAKARQLTSRVVTLWYRPPELLLGATEYGIAVDLWSTGCILAELLAGKPIMPGQTEIEQLHKIFKLCGSPSEDYWAKAKLPDVTLFKPQRPYRRRIAETFRDFPPTALDLLDTLLAIEPSYRGTAASALDSEFFRTKPLACDPSSLPKYPPSKEYDAKLRGKEAMRQNAAAAMGGKGSLSVKPERNEPTKAVPAQDPMGADHQRRQMRNNPKSSSHHYTTLEDSVPGFRMEPPAAAGLPSTIQSAGQFGSTWYRKDGPRGAIPRTTSSSRLSGNPAHLTSQRSYAPSRGTDLHPSSSATRNTNSKYNRLDVAEPANALDRPAPTNSNNKKDMGMGMGMRDGPSAGQGYARNPRRMNYSGPLVPPGGNMDEMLKEHERQIQQAVRKARVDKERTTNRPNQY